From the Hordeum vulgare subsp. vulgare chromosome 1H, MorexV3_pseudomolecules_assembly, whole genome shotgun sequence genome, the window CCAAATTTTGCCTGTTCCGAGCAGGAAATTCTGGCAAGCCCGCTGCCCGTGGGTAAAATTTGCCCGCAGGAATACCTGCCCTTGCTGTATCGGTCAGCAAACAAACTTAAATAAATTCCATCACTCACCAGCAGGGTTACAGCAATTACGGGTAGTGCATATCATAAATTGGCAATAAAAGCTTGAACAAGAGCTACTTCATCACTCAGCGGCAACACCATAACTTGATAAAACATATTTTTTCTCAGCAATCAGCACGAACAACACATGTACTACTGTATAACATTTCACGGCATCACCAGCAATACTAATAACTTGATAACGCACAAGCCACAACAAAACAAATACAGTACTTCAGATGCACATGTTCAGCAAAGCagcaagcagttcaacagaccaACAAAGGCACACATCGCACAACTTTGACGCCACAGATAGTCCAAACACATTCCAGCTAGGAGAATAATTCCAGCACAAGTTCGACACCAGGATGGAGCAGCGAAGAACTCTTGTTCAGCCTCGATCCACCAAACACTGAAGCCAACACAAATGGTTCAGTCTACTCCAAAACACTGGCGCCAACAGAATCGGATTTGGGGGGCAGAAATTCAAAAGGGGGAATATGGACAACTGAAGAACACGGTTAATATCTGACCACTTGCACGAACAGACATCGACAGGCAACACGGATCACACAAGAATTCAAGGGTAAACAAACCGCTACAGTTTCCATTCCATCCTAGCACATCCAGACGACAAACTAAACAAGGCCAGGGCAAACAGCAGCGAGATGCGGCGATTACACCCAAGGACCGGCCACGAACACTACTACCGCGGTGCGCCAAACAAAGCTAGCTGGTGGTCCGGTGGCCTAGCCGCCGAATCCGTAGAGGGTGCGGCCCTGGCGCTTGAGCGCGTAGACGACGTCCATGGCGGTGACGGTCTTGCGGCGGGCGTGCTCGGTGTAGGTGACGGCGTCGCGGATGACGTTCTCGAGGAAGATCTTGAGCACGCCGCGGGTCTCCTCGTAGATGAGCCCCGAGATGCGCTTCACGCCGCCACGGCGAGCCAGCCGCCGGATCGCCGGCTTGGTGATGCCCTGGATGTTGTCGCGCAGCACCTTCCGGTGGCGCTTGGCGCCGCCCTTGCCGAGCCCCTTGCCTCCCTTGCCGCGCCCGGACATGGCTGACGATCTCGACCtgtgagcgagcgagcgagcggaTGTGGAATCTGAGGTACGGTGGTGGTGACTGCTGCTGTGATTTGGGGAGAGGGGCGAAGGGCGTTTTAAAGGGGACGAGAGGTTGAGGAGGCATCTGCCTGCCGTTGGATGCGGATGGAGTGGACGGTCGAGACCGCGATCCGGGGGAGAGATGCCGCGGATCGGTGACCTGGCCGAAAGCTTGGACCGGTGGATTGGCGGGCTGGATCGGAGCTGTGGCGGCAGCTCGAAAAAATTTGGGCTGTGGGCGCGGGCCCGGTGTTCGTTCAGAACTGCTGTGTCGTGTTCTCCAGATTTGGGGATCGCTGACGTGGCTCTAGCTTTTACATGTCCGGTGAGGCGCATGGCAGCTCAAATCAAAACATTTGGATCTTTGAGAGCAACTTCAACCGTGTTTTGTCCCTCGTTTGTTCAATCCGACGAACATCTATGTCCTCTTTTAGAATTTAGCTGGTACTTGCGTCCAACACTGACATGACTCTTTTTAGATGAAGCGAAAAAAAAAGCACAATGAATACTTTAAAAATATAATAAATGCTAACTAAATATTAATTTTGGCCTCAAAGGCCGACGATAGTCTCACGAGTCCACATTGCATTAAATAGAAATTTTAACAAAGGTAAGAACGAGGAGGCGCGTTGCCTTAGGCGGCGAATGAGCTCGGACCGAATGGAAGGAACCAGCCGGGGGTGCTCGTTCCCGCCTCCGAGGCGGGGTGTGGCCACAAGCCGACTGGTTGTCATCCTCGACGACGTCGTAACGCCGGTTGGAGACTGTCGGCTGCTCGCGCGGTGCACCGGGTCCGTCCGCCACGGCTCCCGTCAGTGCATCGGTCGGAGCCGCGGGGGATGAAGAGTGATGGGCCGGCTGGCGGCCAAAGGCCGTCCGCAGGTCCTCGCCTCCTCGCGAAGGCGACTCGCCGCAGGGATAATCCGGCTCAAAGCGAGCTTACTGCGAGTTGGCACCGGTGAGGAGGTCTTGGATTTGCCTTTCCTCCTGTGCACGTTCCTCGCCCTCCAAGGTGGCCAGCTCCTCGTAGACCACATGGGCAGCCCTCATGTTGGCCGTAGGGGTGTTGTAGGTGGGAAGCTTGTCGTCGAGGATGTCGGCCACTATGCGTCCGTGGCTACGAACCGCAACGCGCCGGCTGGGTCTGTCGCTAGCCGGTGTGAGGTCGTAGGCGGAGTTGTACTCGCGTTGTGCTGCCTTCATCCGACGTTTGCCAGACGTTGAAGTGTTGACCTCCGTGAGCAGCTGCTGGCAGGCCGCCTCCAGCTCGGCCGCAGCCGTGGTCGGTTTAGTAGTTGGCGCGCTAGGGGTGCTTAGCACATGCAGTGTCGGACACATAGCTTTCTGTTAGGTCCCGCCTGGCGCTGGGGCCCGCCGGTCGGGCGTCGCCATTGGTGCGTGCTTGTTACGCAGCGGCGTGCGCCGCGTTATGCGCGTCGCCTTGCGTAGCTGACTTCGGTCATCGTACAACCGACTGCACTGTTGCCCACGCCGGGGCGGGGAATGGAGTGGATGGGGGCGTGCTCACCACTATGCCATCTCGGCTGGTCACAGTCGGCGACGGACAGTGGCACATCCCCTCCACTGTAGACTCGCTCGGTCAGGTCAGCGGTGTCTGCAATGCTGTAGCCGTACCTTTGATGATGATGGCCCTCATATGGTTCGTCGGGGCGATGCGACTGGGGCTGACCCGCCGGCTAGCAGGGCGCAGTCGAGTTGGGGAGGGGGGCGCCTTGCCTGAGCCGTCTCGACCGTGCATCCGGCCAGGCACAGCCGGCCAGGCATAGTCGCCCTTCATGAGGGGTCGGCCGTCCTGCGTATATTTTTCAGAGgggagggaggccggaggagtccTTGCGTTTggactaccccggggttatccccacgTCAGGTATGGACATTCATGGCCGAGTAGGCCGCGACTTAGGTGTCACCGAGGGTGTTCGCGGTACCCAACGGGATTGGTTGAGACACTATGTAAGAAAATAAAAGGTATGTTAGCTTTCATAGATAAGATGCACTTGCAATAACAAAATGTCTATCTTCTTATCCCTGAGTATTCTCGACACTATGTAATGCAAATAAATTAATCGATCAGAAGTTTAGAAAATGGTCCAAAAAATTAGAGAATGAATAAATGGGGTTGTGAGTGCATGCATCTCTCAAGTTGATAAGGTGAAACCCGCCATATGGATCACAGATACCATTCACTCGTCTTGACCCTAAAATAATAAGAAGCAATGTGCTGCTATCATCCTTAAAAATTGCCCTGACCTTGGTATTCTTATCCTAGATCTTTATCTCGAGAATGGGAAGGACAATGACAATATTTGCAGCAAAGGAAGATTTTCGCAACACATAATACTTAGACGGGTTCAAACAACAGGTACAGAGGAgaagcaagaatcaacttgcatatgGTAATGTAATCAAGCATGAACACACATCGACAAGCACGGTTTTTCACTTATCTATCTATCTCTAGTTTTTTTTGTGAAACCCCACAAAGATAACAACTAATGGTTGCTAGAAATATTCTATTCTGACAGAAGTAAAACACCCAATTTATCTGTACCATTACTACCAGGTTGGTGGATCAACATCCATCCAGAATATGAACTTGAATTGTGTGGAGCTATGTGGATGCATATAATGACCAGGAGCAGCACACATAAACGTTTTCAACAAGTATACATGTATACCTACCATAGCTATGCTAATAAGTTACTACTCCCTGAGGAAGAACTTTAGTTTGTATTAGCAAATGTTTATTCTAGATGAGAATTGGATGTAGTTGTAGTTGGTAGGAGTTCAAAATTAAATGAATTACGTGAAAGATATTGTAACCAAAAACTGAAAGTTTAATTCCAAACACTTCAGACTAACTTGCCAAAGAACTTGAATCATTGATACACGGACAgtcctttcaaaataaatttTATGACTGAACAAGAAGAACTacttagggccagttcttttcgtagcttctagaataagctaaaATAAGATGTCAAAGATTAAGGCgcgttgcatttactcctagcagctaattagtacatcgttgtactacttctatatgcatacgtagtgtgaatgctattttttaactaATTTCACAGCCAATTAATAATCACCTAGGTCCTAAAGAATTTGTCTGCACGCATTATAAAACGTGACGGGGGGAGTATTGTAAATTAGCTCGGCAATTATTTCTTTTTTCCATAATGAATGAGATCCTTTGGGGCTGACTTCATAAAATTGCTTGGGTGAAAGTGGAACGTACAAATACATCAGGTTGGACTTACGCgccaaaggaagaagaagaaggagaggaaaagaagaagaagaagaaggagagggaaaaAAAAAATCGATGGATGGATCAATATAAGTCAGTTGCCAACGTAAGGCTCGGTTGGTGTAGTGAATACCCCAAGCCGTTCAGCACGCGTCACCAAAGCACCGAGCCAAGTTGCGCGCGCCCGGGTCGATCCATCCCGTCGCCGTCGTCACCTCTCACATGGCGTTTGACATGTGGTGCACTCCATCGGTCCATCCCAGCAGAAATTCAGCCTACGCCCACTCGTCATCTGACCTtatcgttttcttcttcttcttcttcctctgtccCCGATCTGGACTTTCTGCACGGTCAAATCAAGCCACGCCTTCGTTTCTCCGGCGGCCTTCCCGGGTGACGCAGCCACCGGCGGCCGAGTCTGTTACGTCCGGAGTCCGGACGCGGTGGCGGCGGCGTGAGAAAGTCGCACCGCCACCGCCACGTAAAGCCGGCGAACGTTCGGGGAGACGTACTGGGAGAGAGGATGAGGACGATCGAGAGGGTGCATCGCATGTGAGGGGCAATCACGTACGTACGCGGGGACGACTGCGGTCAGAGGGTGGTGCCCTCACTTTGGCACCGAACGAGGCGGGCGGCGGCCATGCACAGGGAATGTCTTTTTGGCATCGGGCAGCCAGCCAGCCCCAAAGTGCGCAGTGGTACCAATGCAACAATGCCGCCACAGTGATGCCTTGCCGCTCCATGGTACTCGACCGATTTTTTGTGCGAGTAGATTCATTCATAATATAAAAAACCAACGGCTAGATGGCCTTCTTCGACCTCCGGATCTCTTTGTTCGTTTCCCCAAAACCGCCCATGACCACCGGCCGCAAAATTTGATGTTTTGACTACTCccttcgtctcaaaataagtgtttcAAGTTTATACTAGCTTTAATATAAAGTTGTATTAAATTTGaaacacttattttaagacggagaGAGTATATTGCAAAAGTGTAGTCGTTTTCCTATCGTCCGGATCGATAGTGGTAGGGTATACCAGCCTACTATCAAGGCACATGTTACCTCTACTGGATTTTTTTTCTAAAGATCAAATACAGAGCTTGTATGCACCTACGTCGAACACCTCGACAGCAGGGTTGCACATGCTACCGAAAGCCTATTTGAAGATAGAGATGCGCCGCGTTGACGTGGATAAGTTGCCTACCGCGAGATGCCTCGACGCTAGACATATATATCTTACCACCATTGACTCTGGCGTTTGGAAAACGATCAGATCCCGAAATATTTTCGTGCAGGGGTCGAATCCGGCTAAACTTTtgcaaaagggtcaaaacactaaAAAATTCCACCGGCATCTGAATCGCCCGCATCTGCCACCCGCGGCGCTCCCGTGTCAGCCTCAACAACATGTCCCTCCCCCTTCCTTCACCGTCGTGCTAGTGCCACCCCCTGCCATCTTTCTGATCTGGCAAACCACCCGGATTTTCCACCAAACATGCACCCCTCGCACCCTGAACCGCCTACCTTCAAACTCGCTTTCGCCAGCTTGCCATCGACCATGTTTCGTTCCTGGCCGAGGCCTTGCCAGCGACCTTAGTGCTCCGCCGTGCCTCCTTCTTCCTTCCCAAACAACACCCATTGATCCAAATtatattccccccccccccccccaatttttAGCTAGCTAAACTGAAAAACGATTTGTATTTCTTCGGCGAGGGAAAATGTTTTGCATTACACATTTCCATGGCGTTCTCGCGTTCTACTTATTGAGTTATGCTCAAAAAAATTAGAGACTCAAATTCCTGCCCTGGTCATAGGACACACGTCTTCATGCATGAGATTAGCTTTAGCTTAGCATTAGTAGCTAGGAGTACTAAGGCTGGTCACAACGGAGAGTAATATAAGGTAGGAACCTACACGTTTTTCTAGACTATGTTCCTACCTTCATAATGGGGAGTAACATGTATGTAGTGTCATGCAACAATGCATTTATTAGGCTATAGACTCATTGTTtcttggagtgtgtgatgtttcGGTAACTTAGCTAGTTACCACAAACACCTCTCTCTTCACTAAATACGTGTCACATAAGCAAAGTTGtattggagtgtgtgatgttactGCTAAGTTCCTCCCCATTATGACCAGCCTAATTAATCATCACACCTATCATGCATAGTTCAATGCAGCACACATGCTACTCTGCATGCATGCAATGGAGAAAAGTTTTCGAGTTTGCACAAGAAAAAGCAAACTTTCTGTGCTGTGCTGTGCTGTGCTGTGCTGTGCATGCATGCAGCATCAGTCATTCATCGTAGGAGTAGCATGCATGCAAAAAAGTTCGGCGATGTCAGAATTCAGATAGACAAAAGCTcacacctttccatcattttctttTCTTAAGCTTTACATCATCCGAAACAAGGTGATTAGCAAGCCATCAATCTTAGATGTAACTACGCACACTATATATGATATATCTACCTACCTAGAATCCATCCATGATTACAAGTTACAGTGCTTTCCGTCGATTCCTAAGTGTACAAATCACAGGGTCCCCAAATCACACATTTTTATTCCTGTCAACATATGGTAAATCTGAACATTTTACTatatcaatcaatcaatcaatccTTCATGAAACGCCAGATCGAGGCATctcgatggatatacttctcatgTCACCACACTGACATCAACATAGCAACTTGTGTTTTTGTTACAACTGCATGTTCATGTTCCTACTGGATTTCACGTAGCCAGCGACGCCGTCTCTTCCGAAGGAGAGCACGGTGCTGCCGGCGCCGCCGATACCATGGGACGAAGGGTTGAAGTTCCTTCCCGTGTACCGTTGCAGTGACGAGTACCGTCCGTCGTCGTcggcgctgccgccgccgcctccgccaaGGGCTTCCAGGGCGGCGAGCTGCGACTTGAGGAACTTGAGGTAGCTGGCCGCCTCGTCGAGCATGGACGCCGTGTCCATCTTGCTCCCTCCCGGCACCAGCCTctgcagcgcgcgcagccgctcgcTCACCTTCTCCCGCCGCAGCCGCGCCGCCACCGTCTGCGGGTCGCTCGATATCCGCACGTTCTTGCGCCGCCGCGGCTTCGACGGAGACGGCTCATGCGTCGGATCTCCGGCGGAGGCACCTGTCAGGCTGGGCAAGGGGCGCATCGCCGCCGCGCGGTAGATCATCTCCTTCACCTGCGCTATCGCCTCCGTGTCCGGCTCGTACCCGCGCCGGCCGCCGCTATGCCCGAACGCGATGCTggtcgtcggcgaggcggctcggTTCGTACCCCACCGTTCTGTGGCCTCCACCGTCACCGCCGCCGTTAAGCTTGCTGCCGGTGCCAGGTGCTTTTCCGGCACCTTGTTCCTTTTCGTCGGAGGCGGGGCAAGCTGAGTAATCTGCTGCGCCCGCCGAGACACGGCGCACGGCGGCGACGCCACCTCCGTTTCGTGCCCGCCACCGCCGTACGTGTTGGACTCACCGGAGGAGACGttcccaccaccgccgccggtgGTGGTGCTGTAACCGGAGAAGGCGGCGTTCGAGCCAGCAGCCCGTGCTGCCTCATCGGGGACGAACGCGAACCGGTCATGGAGCCCGTCGTGCGCGCCGGCGAGAGCCGGGAAGAGACAGCCGACAGAGTCCAGGAAGGCGTGGGACGAGGCGTCGCCGTGGCAGGGAAGCGTGGGTCCGTCCTGGCACCGCAGGAGGCTCAGGTCGCTGTGGCACGACGTCAGGTCGAGGCCGCCGTGGTAGGCGTCCGAGCTCACGGTGCCATCGCCGGCGCCAGCGGAGCGGAGGTCCTCGAAGCTGCCCGCGCCCAGGAAGGCGGCGAGGAGGGCGTCGTCGCTCGGGCAGCTCGGCACGGTCGCAGTAGGCTGCGTGCTCCAGCCGAAGGCGTCCATGTACTGTACGTGCGCCGCTGCCTCCGGCGGTCCGGCCAGCAAGACTCGATCCCAACGTTGCTAGTTCTGCTGCTGTACTATCAAAGCTAGTGGTAGATGCTACAAGCGCAGCACTGCAAGCAAATAGTTAATCGAAGTGAGCTCGATTGCACCAGCAGAAACACATCCAATTAATCGATGAGAAACAAATTAAGCTGGCATGCCAATTAGCAAATCAGTGGTGAATCCCAACCAATTAACGATGATCAATAAGCTCAAAGCTAACATACGAACACAAGGAAGCAGTCTTTCCGACGAAATGAAGAGAACAAGATGAGCACAAATTAAGCCCTAAACATGCTAATTACTAGCAAACCAGCATGAAGAAAAGCAAGCCATAAATTCATGGTGGAGGCAGTGGCGCACACACGACTACAGTACCTGAATTAAAACTGGGGGGTGGGCTGCACCGGCCGGTGGATCGATCGATCGATCTGTGAAAGATTCTCGATTGCTGGGGACGACGAAGTGCAACTGCAAGTGTGCAGCGAAGCTAGCTGCTAGGAAATAGGATGGTCCTCCTCCTGCGGGGCGGATGGATGGCTGGGCATATGGGCGTCGTCTTTATATAGCCGGCCCTGAGAGGCTGAGAGCCGCGTGGCTGGCCGGATCTGTTTCTTTTTGCGTCGGGGAAAAAGGAAGAGAAGCCGTTTTCTCTcactcttttcttttttcctgcgTTCGATCCGTGGGGGCGGTTTCAGTTGGCGGACAGCGGGGTGCTCGCGTGCACCCGCAATGAGCTTCGTCACACGTACGTGCCATTTCACGTGTACATGGCATGTGTGCCTGCTCATTGTAATGACAAGACTCTAAACTATATAAATGGAGTAGAAGAAATGTAGATGCGCACACCCACACTCGTATCACTACACACACACATATCTGGAGAACGGGTTGAAGTTGTGCAGCTTGAAGATTGATAAAATCATGAGGGAGCCTCACTATGGATGAGAACATCGTCTCCCACCGAAAGAATAATCTCGACACCAAAGCTTCAACATGTGTTGCGTGGTTTGACACACAGTGAGTTGAGGTATATATGCCCTCTTAACCTCTTAGTTGAGGTATGCGTGGGCAGACCTTCCGTCTGTTGAGAAGTGTTGGGATGTTGACAGACTCATTAACGACACACATAAAAGGGCTTTAAAATCTCTGGAGATGTTAATCCGTTGGGCAATTTAGAATGAGAGAAATgctagggtatttgaaaataaggCATCTTTGCCTACCCACGTTGTTACATCCATTAAGGTAGAGGCACAATTATGGATAAAAGCAGGAGTTAAATATCTCGGAACATTATCCCAGAAGAGTAATCAATTTGTATCTTGTAGCATTTGGCATGTGTGGCTATGTAATCGACAACTCATACTCTTCTCTTCTTAATTAATGCATGAGGCAATTTTTTTGCCTCCGTTTCAATATAGATGCGCACACACACACTCGCATCACTACACACACACATATCGTCTAGTGGAGAACTAGTTGAAGTTGTGCAGCTTGAAGATTGACAAAGTCATCAGGGAGCCTCACTATGGATGAGAACATCGTCTCCCACCAAAAGAATAATCTCGACACCAAAGCTTCAAACATGTGTCCCGTGGTTTGACCCATGGTGAGTTGAGGTATGCCCTCTTAACCATTCGATCACTAGTTGGttctcttatagaaatatttataTCTAAATTGCTCCACTGTTAGGATACCAGAATTTTGTTTTGCCAAATTCTAAGTTTGCTCTCTTGATTCTATGCTTGTCACTTTTGGTTTCTTAAGTGTCAAAACAATCTAGATTTAATCACTCGCTCACCCAACCGAGAGCGCTTCTTTCTACATGTCATTCCAAAAAAAAGTTTGCAAAATCTGTATAAAATTTCAAAATATAATCATTAAAGCTTTCCAATGGGCTGTTCTTTTTGTTCTTACTCTCTGATCTAGGTGACGGCGGACGCGGCTGATATACCTTACTCTTTGGGGAGTCTGAAGTCCCCCTCTCCCTCAGCCCGTCGCTCTGGCGaggggagccccccccccccccccccccgacactaGGGCTTTGGTCTGGTGGTGGTATGGTTACGGATACATTTAGGGTTGTCCCCATTCAACGATAAGGATACGACGGTGCCATCATCGGTGTGAGATGAATTATTCTTGCCTCACGCCTTGTTTTAGTGGTACTTCTGTATATCACGAGGAGACGTGTGAAATATGGTGCCTCCCCAAATCTAGTTATACTGGGTACGTGTTCTTGTTTTTGTAGATTTTTCACAGTCATGTTGTCCTCTGGAGCGGATAACATGGTTGTGCGTCCTCAATCTCCAGCTCCATTTCCAATCAACAAAGGTTGGACAAGCTCGGCCTTGTTGAGGAGCATGTGAGACTTCATATTTCACAACTCCGCTTGTCCAGAACTGAGGCAGTCTACACACATCATCCCACGATTTTTTCTCCAAAGTAGTGATTTGCTATGAAGATCTTGGTTGTCGGTTGTTCCGGTATACAATGATGACTTCTCGACTCTTGCTTCTACAAGCTTATGGGTTTTAACAAGTTTGCTCCACAGAAACGGAGACCCAGAGCTTGCAACACGCTTTGCTGACGGTGCACCGTAGGTGGATGCAGGAGGAAGAAGGTTTACGCATGTTCAGGATTCAGATGTATTTTTTCAACTTATGTATGAGTGTCTTTGTGGTACTTCATATATATGAAATTTGCCCTTTTCGCACAAAAATAACGAGTTTTTAAAAATTACATAT encodes:
- the LOC123417153 gene encoding transcription factor LATE FLOWERING-like, with the protein product MDAFGWSTQPTATVPSCPSDDALLAAFLGAGSFEDLRSAGAGDGTVSSDAYHGGLDLTSCHSDLSLLRCQDGPTLPCHGDASSHAFLDSVGCLFPALAGAHDGLHDRFAFVPDEAARAAGSNAAFSGYSTTTGGGGGNVSSGESNTYGGGGHETEVASPPCAVSRRAQQITQLAPPPTKRNKVPEKHLAPAASLTAAVTVEATERWGTNRAASPTTSIAFGHSGGRRGYEPDTEAIAQVKEMIYRAAAMRPLPSLTGASAGDPTHEPSPSKPRRRKNVRISSDPQTVAARLRREKVSERLRALQRLVPGGSKMDTASMLDEAASYLKFLKSQLAALEALGGGGGGSADDDGRYSSLQRYTGRNFNPSSHGIGGAGSTVLSFGRDGVAGYVKSSRNMNMQL